A single window of Rubripirellula lacrimiformis DNA harbors:
- a CDS encoding DUF7133 domain-containing protein, whose translation MTTRSLDFHFDPRLAAVARWGLLLCCIVSPLYGDDDLPGGGQATPVDSISLPAGFHAQLLRSAKKGEGSWISMTFDDRGRIILGRDKRGVVRLSLSDDRGRVDRLEVIENTLRHCRGILWAHDSLYVCATDASGLYRLRDTNGDDQFDSTQEIKAFDYQSRYGHGPNQIVLGPDDMLYMVNGNDVAFPDGFAVDSPYRDPQDDHLLPESRDAVQDIRVGHIVKTDPDGKNWEIIAGGFRNQFDMAFNDDGEMFTYDADMEWDVGLPWYRPTRLNHVVSGGEYGWRWGTGKWPDYFADSLPTTLDTGLGSPTGLEFGTRSHFPPAYRESLFMGDWQHGRIFQVQLTPRGASYDGEYKVFLEGGALNVCDLTFGPDGAMYFITGGRGSQSGLYRVSYDGSDVAETAVVAEKSLGADQAAQADQAQQSAAAREVRHQLEQWHRIRDANAIDVAWPYLNSEDRGLRFAARLAIERQDPALWRERALSESRPTASIAAMLALARLGRAEDQSELLAALGRLPLPELGREHLLDALRVWQLSFIRQGHPTEADRTQSLASLDPLYPHTSNYVNRELCRLLIYLQAPDVVPRTVELIRTAISQEDVIFYSQRLARVSEGWTTETRESFFDSLLAARSYQGGKLLSDSLQHIQEDAIATLTAAEQKHLKPRLDMLAMAVTEPGGQQSPAAPLVKEWTWETLEAELPKARRGRSWEQGRAALAKAQCMKCHRINEQGNSTGPDLTHVGRRFDQRALLESIVQPSKVIDEKYRLSTYLLDSGVLVTGRPIGVSSNAITVQTDSLRAGTVVLNRAEIEQTSPAGLSPMPTGLMNVLTLDEILDVLAYLKSGGDPQAAVYE comes from the coding sequence TTGACAACACGAAGCCTCGATTTTCATTTCGATCCCCGACTCGCTGCTGTTGCGAGATGGGGTCTGCTGCTGTGCTGCATCGTCTCGCCCTTGTATGGCGATGATGACCTGCCGGGCGGTGGTCAGGCGACACCCGTGGATTCGATTTCTTTGCCCGCCGGCTTTCACGCTCAATTGCTACGGTCTGCCAAGAAAGGCGAAGGGTCGTGGATCAGCATGACGTTCGACGATCGAGGCCGAATCATTCTGGGACGCGACAAACGAGGTGTGGTCAGGTTGTCATTGAGCGACGATCGGGGGCGAGTGGATCGCTTGGAAGTGATCGAAAACACGTTGCGGCATTGCCGCGGAATTCTCTGGGCGCACGACAGTCTGTACGTGTGTGCGACGGACGCCAGCGGCTTGTACCGGTTGCGCGACACTAACGGTGATGACCAGTTTGATTCCACACAGGAAATCAAGGCGTTCGATTACCAGAGTCGCTATGGGCACGGTCCCAACCAGATTGTGTTGGGCCCCGACGACATGCTGTACATGGTGAACGGCAATGACGTGGCATTTCCCGATGGTTTCGCGGTCGATTCGCCCTATCGTGATCCGCAGGATGACCATCTGTTGCCCGAATCGCGGGACGCTGTGCAGGACATTCGCGTGGGGCACATTGTGAAGACCGATCCCGACGGCAAGAACTGGGAGATCATCGCCGGAGGTTTCCGCAATCAGTTTGACATGGCCTTCAATGATGACGGCGAAATGTTTACCTATGACGCTGATATGGAATGGGATGTTGGGCTGCCATGGTACCGCCCAACTCGGTTGAATCACGTCGTCTCCGGAGGCGAATACGGTTGGCGATGGGGAACGGGCAAATGGCCGGACTATTTCGCCGACTCGCTGCCCACCACGCTCGATACCGGATTGGGCTCGCCCACGGGGCTGGAGTTCGGCACGCGGTCTCACTTTCCCCCGGCATACCGCGAGTCCTTGTTTATGGGCGACTGGCAGCACGGCCGCATTTTCCAGGTCCAATTGACACCTCGCGGTGCCAGCTATGACGGTGAATACAAAGTGTTTCTGGAAGGCGGAGCATTGAACGTTTGCGATCTGACGTTCGGACCCGATGGAGCCATGTACTTCATCACCGGGGGACGCGGTTCGCAATCGGGGCTGTATCGAGTTTCCTACGATGGCTCTGATGTCGCTGAAACCGCTGTTGTCGCTGAGAAATCACTCGGCGCCGATCAGGCTGCGCAAGCCGATCAGGCACAGCAATCAGCCGCGGCACGTGAGGTGCGACATCAGTTGGAACAATGGCACCGGATCCGTGACGCCAACGCGATTGATGTCGCGTGGCCGTATCTGAACAGCGAAGATCGAGGGCTGCGATTTGCTGCGCGACTGGCCATCGAACGCCAGGATCCGGCGCTGTGGCGTGAGCGTGCGTTGAGCGAGTCGCGGCCGACCGCGTCGATTGCTGCGATGTTGGCGTTGGCTCGACTGGGGCGTGCGGAGGATCAGTCCGAGTTGTTGGCTGCGCTGGGTCGGTTGCCACTGCCGGAACTCGGCCGAGAACATCTATTGGACGCTCTGCGGGTCTGGCAATTGAGCTTCATTCGTCAGGGGCATCCCACCGAAGCGGATCGAACGCAATCGCTGGCGAGTCTGGATCCGTTGTATCCACATACCAGCAACTATGTGAATCGCGAACTATGCCGTTTGCTGATCTACCTGCAGGCGCCGGACGTGGTACCGCGCACGGTCGAGTTGATCCGCACGGCGATCAGTCAGGAAGACGTCATCTTCTATTCACAGCGACTGGCTCGTGTTTCCGAGGGCTGGACGACAGAGACGCGTGAGTCGTTTTTCGATTCGCTGCTGGCTGCTCGCAGTTATCAGGGCGGAAAGCTGTTGAGCGATTCTCTGCAACATATTCAAGAAGATGCGATCGCTACATTGACCGCTGCTGAACAGAAACATCTGAAACCTCGACTGGACATGCTGGCAATGGCAGTCACGGAACCTGGCGGACAGCAATCGCCTGCGGCCCCGTTGGTCAAAGAGTGGACGTGGGAAACATTGGAAGCTGAACTGCCAAAGGCGCGTCGCGGTCGGTCATGGGAACAGGGCCGCGCCGCATTGGCCAAAGCACAGTGCATGAAGTGTCATCGTATCAACGAACAGGGCAATTCCACTGGACCGGATCTGACCCACGTCGGACGCCGTTTTGACCAGCGCGCTCTGCTGGAATCGATCGTCCAGCCGTCCAAAGTGATTGACGAGAAATATCGCCTCAGCACTTACCTACTGGACAGCGGGGTTTTAGTCACCGGGCGACCGATCGGCGTATCCTCCAACGCGATCACAGTCCAGACTGATTCGCTTCGCGCTGGAACAGTGGTATTGAACCGGGCGGAAATCGAACAAACATCGCCGGCCGGTCTTTCGCCCATGCCGACCGGTTTGATGAACGTGCTGACGTTGGATGAGATACTGGATGTCTTGGCGTACCTGAAGTCCGGTGGCGACCCGCAGGCTGCTGTCTATGAATAG
- a CDS encoding DUF6793 family protein, with the protein MPLFEIETEAHIIITWAEGEDEAREVVADAYPHDEVLRLTKRPRDTWVISKGVLGLTTTKIDPCLVARDCLSRSAGDKVNAIRLYRMETGSDLESARRAIESNMVMGW; encoded by the coding sequence ATGCCATTGTTCGAGATTGAAACCGAGGCGCACATCATCATCACTTGGGCCGAAGGAGAAGACGAAGCTCGCGAAGTCGTCGCGGATGCTTATCCGCATGACGAGGTGCTACGTCTGACCAAGCGGCCACGGGACACCTGGGTCATCAGCAAGGGCGTCTTGGGGCTAACGACGACCAAAATTGACCCCTGCCTAGTGGCTCGCGATTGCCTGAGCCGAAGTGCTGGTGACAAGGTCAACGCCATTCGTCTGTATCGCATGGAAACAGGAAGCGATCTGGAATCCGCTCGACGAGCGATCGAATCCAATATGGTCATGGGCTGGTAA
- a CDS encoding ABC transporter ATP-binding protein, producing MITLRGFGKDYGDFTAVENIDLQIDAGEVFGFIGPNGAGKSTTIRFLATLLRATRGSGMVAGCDVMGDPVGVRQAVGYMPDNFGVYDGMRVWEFLDFFAVAYKIGRTERKQIIDNVLELLDLSHKKTDFVNGLSRGMKQRLCLAKTLVHDPPVLILDEPASGLDPRARVEVKALLKELRKMGKTILISSHILTELADCCTSIGIIERGQLLMHGPIDSVYQQIRRNRIVEIQFISGNEAGLSILRSSESLRSLEILPSRVVAELETDDEGLALLLEELIRAGVRMKSFNDRDPTLEDVFMTVTKGLVS from the coding sequence ATGATCACGCTTCGCGGATTTGGAAAAGACTACGGCGATTTCACAGCGGTCGAAAACATCGATCTGCAAATTGACGCCGGCGAGGTATTCGGATTCATCGGCCCAAACGGGGCTGGCAAGAGCACCACGATTCGTTTCTTGGCCACGCTGCTGCGGGCAACGCGGGGCAGCGGAATGGTCGCCGGATGTGACGTGATGGGCGACCCGGTGGGAGTTCGACAAGCGGTCGGGTACATGCCCGACAACTTTGGCGTCTATGACGGCATGCGAGTGTGGGAATTCCTGGACTTCTTCGCCGTCGCGTACAAAATTGGTCGAACCGAACGCAAACAGATCATCGACAACGTGCTGGAACTACTGGATCTGTCGCACAAGAAAACCGACTTCGTCAACGGTTTGTCACGCGGGATGAAACAACGTTTGTGCCTGGCGAAGACACTAGTCCACGATCCGCCGGTGTTGATCCTGGACGAACCGGCCAGTGGATTGGATCCTCGCGCCCGCGTGGAAGTGAAGGCACTGCTAAAAGAACTGCGGAAGATGGGAAAGACGATCCTGATCAGCAGTCACATTTTGACGGAACTTGCCGACTGTTGCACATCGATTGGAATCATCGAGCGTGGGCAGCTGTTGATGCACGGACCGATCGACAGCGTGTATCAACAAATTCGCCGCAACCGAATCGTCGAAATTCAGTTCATCTCGGGCAATGAAGCGGGCCTGTCGATCCTGCGAAGCAGCGAATCACTGCGGTCGCTTGAAATCCTGCCAAGCCGCGTGGTCGCAGAACTGGAGACGGACGACGAAGGACTTGCGTTGTTGTTGGAAGAATTGATCCGTGCAGGTGTCCGGATGAAATCGTTCAATGACCGCGACCCAACCCTGGAAGATGTCTTCATGACCGTGACGAAGGGCTTGGTAAGTTAG
- a CDS encoding Lpg1974 family pore-forming outer membrane protein: MRYKNYLVACMMLGCAMSSVVLDHVQAAASDAELQGPYQFTMDDTDATVSHHEADILRQSSQRCRHECPSKAGLFGESEVLFFHYNRADGNRSGNYSLNPNVDSDDVDFDIEASPRLTLGYRTVDGLGFRARYFDYSAEAAATFDTVDASMSVETYTLDFEIFDRFSFGRDWTFELSGGVRYNEFVETMVNYLPVAPIRENIFRGFGGIVGGEAQRSIGLGCAFYARGRGAILTGDKKVNNGVGGTPDESVRLTESIFSVMELASGLQYSRGLFNDAVQVQLRGGYEWQLWTNYSSSFDAITSVSSTPGILPSFGGPADVGFHGATMGMTLSF, translated from the coding sequence ATGCGTTACAAGAACTACCTCGTCGCTTGCATGATGCTTGGCTGCGCGATGTCATCCGTCGTTTTGGATCACGTCCAGGCGGCGGCGTCCGATGCCGAGCTCCAAGGTCCTTATCAGTTCACGATGGACGATACGGACGCGACCGTCAGCCATCACGAAGCGGACATTCTTCGCCAGTCGTCGCAGAGGTGTCGCCATGAATGTCCCTCCAAAGCAGGTCTGTTCGGCGAATCGGAGGTGCTGTTCTTCCACTACAATCGCGCCGATGGCAACCGATCAGGGAACTACAGTTTGAACCCCAACGTCGATAGCGATGACGTCGATTTTGACATCGAAGCATCTCCCCGACTGACGCTGGGTTATCGAACCGTCGATGGACTGGGGTTTCGCGCCCGCTATTTCGACTATAGCGCCGAAGCGGCCGCCACCTTTGATACCGTCGATGCGTCGATGTCGGTGGAGACCTACACGCTGGACTTCGAAATCTTTGACCGGTTCAGTTTCGGCCGCGACTGGACGTTCGAACTAAGTGGCGGTGTGCGGTACAACGAGTTCGTCGAAACGATGGTCAACTATTTGCCAGTGGCACCGATTCGCGAAAACATCTTTCGAGGTTTCGGCGGCATTGTCGGTGGCGAGGCGCAGCGATCGATCGGATTGGGCTGTGCTTTCTATGCACGCGGTCGCGGAGCAATCTTGACCGGTGACAAGAAGGTCAACAACGGCGTCGGTGGAACCCCCGACGAATCCGTTCGGTTGACCGAATCGATCTTCAGCGTGATGGAGTTGGCGTCCGGGCTGCAGTATTCACGCGGCCTGTTCAACGACGCTGTCCAAGTGCAGCTTCGCGGTGGCTATGAATGGCAGTTGTGGACTAACTACAGTTCGTCCTTCGACGCGATCACCAGTGTGTCCAGCACACCCGGTATCCTGCCTTCGTTCGGTGGACCGGCTGATGTCGGATTCCACGGTGCCACGATGGGCATGACCTTGTCGTTCTAA